The following coding sequences lie in one Helicoverpa armigera isolate CAAS_96S chromosome 8, ASM3070526v1, whole genome shotgun sequence genomic window:
- the LOC110375903 gene encoding uncharacterized protein LOC110375903 isoform X2, giving the protein MGKFVMPKVQEILTKKTIYGPKKDPIWVTLEKEMLENINKKPYNERVGKWLRFLKDLKYHHFCEANRKEKRLKREAGPRWYVELSSQQKTVLSHLKEDIHQDLLEDVPRRMRKALSDLGISLKIPKKVLMDAMVECIEDPGLFFWKLYTTIYKISPTELRKKYDNDAMIMMSCLVFIDINECIETLNEITQTEKSATPAPKKKKKKPPQPDGKYGEYLQKFHVPFFATRSPKEKETKPKPLGYKFKLRSEESYENLCKSTTFLEKRMERSKKEKQTERNTNYKFWEPPSTLRNNDPKMVAYVNKLRMLKKKARARFESPYKNVQYLITGVAFTGGRPHYLLANVSLLPTGYVAINEGITISNNEAVTHIDGYWKYPNEDEEKCDSTCDCITKWEPTVMDYLKDSKCKCGHLYDFYNASAKNKEKFFYPPTRHGPFWFDRAKIYQLDPIEDFIRDTFNEAMKSNETTAFLADLSDSPLLIPHLPEANLLNNLQGWARSRVKGKMSPKKHRRLQLQSQRRWLDLKHMDFRARACRIPFSLKQLAHMNWSHRHLIQQLFDVLIEDFITRNRIKQVEQTRLWWSTMKYDHYPGKPFLDIFFTYMPGRMKDTHLINPYSAELTPKWGAKTCPLGN; this is encoded by the exons ATGGGGAAATTTGTAATGCCAAAAGTTCAAGAAATTCTTACGAAAAAG ACAATCTACGGACCGAAAAAAGATCCAATATGGGTTACATTGGAAAAAGAAATGCTAGAAAACATCAACAAGAAACCTTACAATGAAAGAGTTGGAAAATGGCTGAGATTTCTCAAGGACCTGAAGTATCATCATTTCTGCGAAG CTAATAGGAAGGAAAAACGACTTAAAAGAGAAGCTGGCCCTAGATGGTATGTCGAACTTTCTAGTCAGCAGAAAACGGTTTTGTCGCATTTGAAAGAAGATATACACCAAGACTTATTAGAAGATGTACCTCGACGCATGCGCAAAGCTCTGTCAGATCTCGGAATATCGCTTAAAATCCCTAAGAAAGTTTTAATGGATGCGATGGTGGAATGTATTGAAGATCCTGGTCTTTTCTTTTGGAAACTCTACacaacaatttataaaatatctccGACTGAATTGAGaaaaa aatacGACAATGACGCCATGATAATGATGTCCTGCTTGGTTTTCATTGACATTAATGAATGCATTGAGACACTAAATGAAATCACACAAACTGAAAAATCTGCGACACCGGCTCCTAAGAAAA AAAAGAAAAAACCCCCTCAACCAGATGGCAAGTATGGAGAATACTTGCAAAAGTTTCATGTCCCATTTTTCGCTACTCGGTCGCCCAAAGAGAAGGAGACGAAACCTAAGCCCCTTGGTTATAAATTCAAACTAAGAAGTGAAGAA agtTACGAGAATTTATGTAAGAGCACCACCTTC ttagAGAAACGTATGGAGAGAAGTAAGAAGGAAAAACAAACCGAGAGAAACACCAATTATAAATTCTGGGAGCCACCCAGTACTTTGC gcAACAATGACCCTAAGATGGTTGCGTATGTTAACAAACTGCGCATGCTGAAGAAAAAAGCTCGTGCTCGGTTCGAGAGCCCATACAAAAACGTGCAGTACCTGATCACAGGGGTCGCTTTCACCGGTGGAAGACCACATTATTTACTGGCTA ATGTTTCCTTACTGCCAACGGGATACGTAGCTATTAACGAAGGCATCACTATATCCAACAACGAGGCCGTCACTCACATAGACGGCTATTGGAAATACCCGAATGAAGATGAGGAAAAATGCGATAGCACATGTGACTGTATTACTAAATG GGAGCCCACCGTAATGGACTACCTAAAGGATTCTAAGTGTAAATGTGGCCATCTATATGATTTCTACAACGCTAGTgcaaaaaataaggaaaagttTTTCTATCCACCCACTCGACACGGGCCCTTTTGGTTTGATAGAGCTAAAATTTATCAACTAGATCCCATTGAAGACTTCATCAGGGATACTTTCAATGAGGCAATGAAATCCAATGAAACTACG GCATTTTTAGCAGATCTTTCTGACTCACCTCTTCTTATTCCTCACTTACCCGAAGCAAATCTACTGAACAACCTTCAGGGGTGGGCCAGAAGCAGAGTAAAAGGCAAAATGTCACCGAAGAAACACA GACGTCTGCAACTGCAGTCACAGCGGCGATGGCTTGACTTGAAGCACATGGACTTCAGAGCCCGGGCATGTAGGATACCGTTCTCTCTGAAGCAGTTGGCGCATATGAACTGGTCACATCGCCACTTAATACAGCAACTG TTCGATGTTTTGATAGAAGACTTTATTACGAGAAACAGGATAAAACAAGTGGAACAAACGCGCCTTTGGTGGTCGACAATGAAATATGATCATTATCCAGGCAAACCATTCTT
- the LOC110375903 gene encoding uncharacterized protein LOC110375903 isoform X1: MGKFVMPKVQEILTKKTIYGPKKDPIWVTLEKEMLENINKKPYNERVGKWLRFLKDLKYHHFCEANRKEKRLKREAGPRWYVELSSQQKTVLSHLKEDIHQDLLEDVPRRMRKALSDLGISLKIPKKVLMDAMVECIEDPGLFFWKLYTTIYKISPTELRKKYDNDAMIMMSCLVFIDINECIETLNEITQTEKSATPAPKKKKKKPPQPDGKYGEYLQKFHVPFFATRSPKEKETKPKPLGYKFKLRSEESYENLCKSTTFLEKRMERSKKEKQTERNTNYKFWEPPSTLRNNDPKMVAYVNKLRMLKKKARARFESPYKNVQYLITGVAFTGGRPHYLLANVSLLPTGYVAINEGITISNNEAVTHIDGYWKYPNEDEEKCDSTCDCITKWEPTVMDYLKDSKCKCGHLYDFYNASAKNKEKFFYPPTRHGPFWFDRAKIYQLDPIEDFIRDTFNEAMKSNETTPEPSEPCLNAFGLKESELLAAFLADLSDSPLLIPHLPEANLLNNLQGWARSRVKGKMSPKKHRRLQLQSQRRWLDLKHMDFRARACRIPFSLKQLAHMNWSHRHLIQQLFDVLIEDFITRNRIKQVEQTRLWWSTMKYDHYPGKPFLDIFFTYMPGRMKDTHLINPYSAELTPKWGAKTCPLGN; the protein is encoded by the exons ATGGGGAAATTTGTAATGCCAAAAGTTCAAGAAATTCTTACGAAAAAG ACAATCTACGGACCGAAAAAAGATCCAATATGGGTTACATTGGAAAAAGAAATGCTAGAAAACATCAACAAGAAACCTTACAATGAAAGAGTTGGAAAATGGCTGAGATTTCTCAAGGACCTGAAGTATCATCATTTCTGCGAAG CTAATAGGAAGGAAAAACGACTTAAAAGAGAAGCTGGCCCTAGATGGTATGTCGAACTTTCTAGTCAGCAGAAAACGGTTTTGTCGCATTTGAAAGAAGATATACACCAAGACTTATTAGAAGATGTACCTCGACGCATGCGCAAAGCTCTGTCAGATCTCGGAATATCGCTTAAAATCCCTAAGAAAGTTTTAATGGATGCGATGGTGGAATGTATTGAAGATCCTGGTCTTTTCTTTTGGAAACTCTACacaacaatttataaaatatctccGACTGAATTGAGaaaaa aatacGACAATGACGCCATGATAATGATGTCCTGCTTGGTTTTCATTGACATTAATGAATGCATTGAGACACTAAATGAAATCACACAAACTGAAAAATCTGCGACACCGGCTCCTAAGAAAA AAAAGAAAAAACCCCCTCAACCAGATGGCAAGTATGGAGAATACTTGCAAAAGTTTCATGTCCCATTTTTCGCTACTCGGTCGCCCAAAGAGAAGGAGACGAAACCTAAGCCCCTTGGTTATAAATTCAAACTAAGAAGTGAAGAA agtTACGAGAATTTATGTAAGAGCACCACCTTC ttagAGAAACGTATGGAGAGAAGTAAGAAGGAAAAACAAACCGAGAGAAACACCAATTATAAATTCTGGGAGCCACCCAGTACTTTGC gcAACAATGACCCTAAGATGGTTGCGTATGTTAACAAACTGCGCATGCTGAAGAAAAAAGCTCGTGCTCGGTTCGAGAGCCCATACAAAAACGTGCAGTACCTGATCACAGGGGTCGCTTTCACCGGTGGAAGACCACATTATTTACTGGCTA ATGTTTCCTTACTGCCAACGGGATACGTAGCTATTAACGAAGGCATCACTATATCCAACAACGAGGCCGTCACTCACATAGACGGCTATTGGAAATACCCGAATGAAGATGAGGAAAAATGCGATAGCACATGTGACTGTATTACTAAATG GGAGCCCACCGTAATGGACTACCTAAAGGATTCTAAGTGTAAATGTGGCCATCTATATGATTTCTACAACGCTAGTgcaaaaaataaggaaaagttTTTCTATCCACCCACTCGACACGGGCCCTTTTGGTTTGATAGAGCTAAAATTTATCAACTAGATCCCATTGAAGACTTCATCAGGGATACTTTCAATGAGGCAATGAAATCCAATGAAACTACG cctGAACCATCAGAGCCTTGTTTAAATGCCTTTGGATTGAAGGAAAGCGAGCTGCTCGCt GCATTTTTAGCAGATCTTTCTGACTCACCTCTTCTTATTCCTCACTTACCCGAAGCAAATCTACTGAACAACCTTCAGGGGTGGGCCAGAAGCAGAGTAAAAGGCAAAATGTCACCGAAGAAACACA GACGTCTGCAACTGCAGTCACAGCGGCGATGGCTTGACTTGAAGCACATGGACTTCAGAGCCCGGGCATGTAGGATACCGTTCTCTCTGAAGCAGTTGGCGCATATGAACTGGTCACATCGCCACTTAATACAGCAACTG TTCGATGTTTTGATAGAAGACTTTATTACGAGAAACAGGATAAAACAAGTGGAACAAACGCGCCTTTGGTGGTCGACAATGAAATATGATCATTATCCAGGCAAACCATTCTT
- the LOC110375898 gene encoding tRNA (cytidine(32)/guanosine(34)-2'-O)-methyltransferase, producing MGKTSKDKRDIYYRLAKEEGWRARSAFKLLQINEEHNIFKGVTRAVDLCAAPGSWSQVLTKKLRQNASNVEDVKIVAVDLQAMAALPGVIQIQGDITKLSTANAIIQEFEGLKADLVVCDGAPDVTGLHDIDEYVQSQLLLAALNITTHVLKIGGVFVAKIFRGEDVSLLYSQLKQFFEYVTVSKPKSSRNSSIEAFVVCQNYQPPEGYVPNMVNPLLDHEYCDFNQFTGPNRVIVPFNACGDLSAYDSDTSYPLLLDGQTSYEYKEPVQSPINPPYKEVLEKTKNLQIKNT from the coding sequence atgggtAAAACCTCTAAAGATAAAAGAGATATATATTACAGGTTAGCCAAAGAAGAAGGATGGCGAGCACGAAGTGCTTTCAAACTATTACAAATAAACGAGGAACACAATATATTTAAGGGAGTAACACGTGCTGTGGATCTCTGTGCAGCTCCTGGCAGTTGGAGTCAAGTGCTGACAAAAAAATTGCGTCAAAATGCCAGTAACGTAGAAGACGTTAAAATAGTAGCAGTAGACTTACAAGCGATGGCAGCTTTACCAGGTGTAATTCAGATACAAGGCGATATTACAAAGCTGTCGACTGCGAACGCAATAATTCAGGAGTTCGAAGGTCTTAAAGCTGACTTGGTAGTGTGTGATGGGGCTCCTGATGTAACTGGGCTGCATGACATTGATGAATATGTGCAGTCACAGCTGTTGCTAGCGGCACTCAATATAACTACTCATGTATTAAAAATTGGAGGAGTATTTGTGGCTAAGATATTTAGAGGGGAAGATGTTTCTCTTCTATATTCACAACTAAAGcaattttttgaatatgtaaCAGTTTCCAAACCAAAAAGTTCAAGGAATTCCAGCATAGAAGCTTTTGTTGTGTGCCAAAATTACCAGCCGCCTGAAGGATATGTACCAAACATGGTGAATCCATTGTTGGACCATGAATATTGTGATTTCAATCAGTTCACTGGCCCTAACCGGGTCATAGTACCATTTAATGCATGTGGTGATTTGAGTGCCTATGATTCTGATACCTCGTACCCATTGCTGTTAGATGGCCAAACATCATATGAATACAAAGAACCTGTTCAAAGTCCCATAAATCCTCCTTATAAGGAAGTATTGGAAAAAACGAAAAATTTgcaaattaaaaacacatag
- the LOC110375888 gene encoding cytochrome P450 9e2, with protein sequence MEYFSGSKKLLLFILEDWKLLVFLTILFGLYFYYTSTFDFFEKKGIPFKKPVIFLGNLGPRLRGTQSFHEFQLEAYKNFKGNRYGGLFEGRRPLLTIMDPELIKAITIRDFDHFTDRITLNAKEPKFWSRSLLNLKGAEWKGVRSTLTPVFSSSRLRNMLPLIQLCSTQMVDFLKQYDKKDVEMKKTIGHFTLEVIGACAFGIKCDALSDENAHFFNVAEKFDYMPLHKRLMLFFILIFVPQLIKILNFSFLNLTSAKELVRILKAAKAERKKSGVKKNDFLQILIDFSEKERSESEKTKSDIHLDEDTVDAQLLLFLIAGYETSSTLLSFAVHVLATKPELQTKLRAHVKEMTEGKELDYDCLAQLHYLEGFLLETLRMFPPLARVDRVCTKQYTIPGTSIQLNPGNVVAIPLYGIHMDPEYYPDPQEFKPERFMNEDKKDRASHLYLAFGAGPRNCIGLRFAMLSAKLAMVELIKNFKFSTCEKTVDPIQFDKRSLLLKAQGGLWVRIEKL encoded by the exons ATGGAATATTTCAGTGGTTCCAAGAAGTTACTGTTATTTATTCTCGAAGACTGGAAACTGCTCGTCTTTCTTACTATTTTATTCGGATTATATTTCTATTATACAAGTACGTTTGACTTTTTCGAGAAGAAAGGCATTCCATTTAAAAAACCAGTGATATTTTTGGGAAACTTGGGGCCTAGATTAAGGGGAACACAGTCATTCCACGAATTTCAATTGGAAGCATATAAGAACTTCAAAGGAAATCGATATGGTG GATTATTTGAAGGAAGAAGGCCCCTTCTAACAATTATGGATCCAGAACTTATAAAGGCGATAACAATTCGTGATTTTGATCACTTCACTGACCGCATCACACTGAATGCCAAAGAACCTAAATTCTGGAGTCGTTCACTTCTTAACTTgaag gGTGCTGAATGGAAAGGTGTTCGCAGTACACTCACACCAGTGTTCAGTTCCTCACGTCTAAGAAATATGCTCCCACTCATTCAATTGTGCTCAACACAAATGGTGGATTTCTTAAAGCAATATG ATAAGAAAGATGTTGAGATGAAGAAAACAATAGGGCACTTTACATTAGAAGTAATTGGGGCATGTGCGTTTGGGATCAAATGCGATGCTTTATCAGACGAGAATGCACACTTCTTTAAT GTAGCTGAAAAGTTTGACTACATGCCTTTACACAAAAGACTGAtgttattctttattttaatatttgtgccACAGTTGATTAAGATTTTGAACTTTTCATTTCTTAATTTGACATCGGCAAAAGAGCTTGTACGTATTCTGAAAGCAGCAAAAGCAGAAAGAAAGAAATCTGGTGTTAA GAAAAATGACTTTCTGCAAATTCTGATTGATTTTTCGGAAAAAGAAAGGTCTGAATCTGAAAAAACCAAGTCTGATATTC ATCTAGATGAAGACACAGTAGACGCACAGTTGCTTTTATTTCTAATCGCCGGCTATGAGACGTCAAGTACTTTGCTATCTTTTGCGGTACATGTTCTGGCTACCAAGCCCGAATTGCAGACAAAACTTAGAGCCCATGTGAAGGAAATGACTGAAGGAAAGGAATTAGATTACGACTGCCTTGCTCAACTGCATTATTTGGAAGGATTTTTGCTag AAACTTTACGTATGTTCCCTCCATTGGCGCGAGTTGACCGAGTGTGTACTAAACAATACACCATACCTGGAACATCTATACAGCTCAACCCTGGTAATGTGGTAGCCATACCTTTGTATGGTATTCACATGGACCCAGAATATTACCCAGACCCGCAAGAATTCAAGCCAGAACGATTCATGAATGAAGACAAGAAGGACAGAGCCTCGCATTTGTATCTGGCATTTGGTGCTGGCCCTAGAAATTGTATAG GTCTGAGATTCGCCATGTTATCAGCAAAATTGGCCATGGTTGAACTTATTAAGAACTTTAAATTCTCGACATGCGAAAAGACGGTTGATCCGATCCAATTCGATAAACGGTCACTGTTGTTGAAGGCGCAGGGAGGCCTGTGGGTTCGCATTGAAAAACTCTAA
- the LOC110375889 gene encoding tRNA (cytosine(72)-C(5))-methyltransferase NSUN6: protein METTENSSAMKAWLAESPRWTTFRINKLKMFSISVLQDYLIAQGKELHTTNIPEYYFLRPDCLILGQWPEEVNLEKTGKEVIVDALCAAAVLRGAHVFAPGVMGLPVNLKLGDRVDIYGDLEGHCKRGLKVNYEGKKLYVGTGYLKMLRADLFDNGVQPSGIAIHTILPASKLPVVNETIYLRGEVLLQNLPSIVCGWVMDAQPNEHILDMCAAPGNKTTHLAEMSNDQALIIALDKTPQKAAKIRENCDIQGVTCVTAYAFDSTKCCSEESKGINSGPPFPPNSFDKVLLDAPCSGLGQRPQLMNKMTPKMISSYKFVQRKLLAEAVKVLKVGGKLIYSTCTITVDENEGMVAWALEKFPCLQLIPAEPILGGPGLPDRGLNDEQRLMVQRFGPEHQDLRPVEPIYRDTIGFFIAAFMKVQ from the exons ATGGAAACTACAGAAAACAGTAGTGCTATGAAAGCCTGGCTAGCGGAGTCTCCGAGATGGACCACATTTCggataaataaattgaagatgTTCAGTATAAGTGTTCTTCAAGATTACTTAATTGCT cAAGGGAAAGAGCTCCATACTACAAATATACCAGAGTATTACTTCTTGAGACCAGATTGCTTAATACTTGGACAATGGCCTGAGGAAGTGAATTTAGAAAAGACAGGGAAGGAAGTAATTGTTGATGCTCTATGTGCTGCTGCTGTGCTGAGGGGAGCCCATGTATTTGCTCCTGGCGTTATGGGCCTACCTGTAA ACTTAAAATTGGGAGACAGAGTAGATATTTATGGAGATTTAGAAGGCCACTGCAAAAGAGGTCTGAAAGTGAACTATGAAGGAAAAAAGCTATATGTGGGGACAGGATATCTGAAAATGTTACGTGCAGATTTATTTGACAATGGAGTTCAACCAAG TGGCATAGCCATACACACTATTCTGCCAGCCTCCAAGTTGCCAGTGGTCAATGAAACTATTTATTTGAGAGGAGAAGTACTTCTACAAAACCTGCCTTCTATTGTTTGTGGGTGGGTCATGGACGCTCAGCCCAATGAACATATTCTGGATATGTGTGCAGCTCCTGGCAATAAGACAACTCATTTAGCTGAAATGTCTAATGATCag GCTCTTATTATAGCCTTAGATAAGACACCACAGAAGGCAGCTAAAATTAGAGAAAACTGTGATATTCAAGGAGTTACTTGTGTTACAGCATATGCTTTTGACTCAACCAAGTGTTGTTCAGAAGAGAGCAAAGGAATTAACAGTGGACCTCCTTTTCCACCAAATAGTTTTGATAAAGTGCTTCTAGATGCCCCTTGTAGTGGATTGGGTCAAAGACCACAATTAATGAACAAAATGACACCTAAAATGATAAGTTCTTATAAGTTTGTTCAGCGAAAATTGTTAGCTGAA GCTGTCAAAGTATTAAAAGTGGGTGGGAAATTAATATACAGTACATGTACTATAACAGTTGATGAAAATGAAGGCATGGTTGCATGGGCACTTGAAAAGTTCCCATGTTTACAACTAATTCCTGCAGAACCAATACTTGGTGGACCGGGGTTACCTGATAGAGGTCTAAATGATGAACAAAG attgatggtacaaaggtttggtCCAGAACATCAAGATCTTAGACCAGTAGAGCCCATCTACAGAGATACAATAGGCTTTTTTATAGCAGCATTTATGAAGGTTCAATAA
- the LOC110375875 gene encoding ADP-ribosylation factor 1 yields the protein MGNMFANLFKGLFGKKEMRILMVGLDAAGKTTILYKLKLGEIVTTIPTIGFNVETVEYKNISFTVWDVGGQDKIRPLWRHYFQNTQGLIFVVDSNDRERIGEAREELMRMLSEDELRDAVLLIFANKQDLPNAMNAAEITDKLGLHSLRNRNWYIQATCATSGDGLYEGLDWLSNQLKNANR from the exons ATGGGGAATATGTTCGCGAATTTATTTAAAGGCCTATTTGGCAAAAAGGAAATGAGAATACTGATGGTTGGTTTGGATGCTGCTGGTAAAACCACAATCCTATACAAACTCAAATTAGGCGAAATTGTTACGACTATCCCCACGATTG GATTCAATGTGGAGACTGTAGAATACAAAAACATCAGTTTCACCGTGTGGGATGTCGGCGGTCAAGACAAAATTAGGCCACTGTGGAGGCATTACTTTCAGAACACACAG gGTCTCATCTTTGTAGTAGACAGTAATGATCGAGAGCGTATTGGTGAAGCGCGCGAGGAGCTCATGCGAATGTTAAGTGAAGACGAACTACGGGATGCTGTACTTTTGATCTTTGCAAACAAACAG GATCTGCCAAACGCAATGAACGCAGCTGAGATAACAGACAAGCTGGGCCTGCACTCGTTGCGCAACCGCAACTGGTACATCCAGGCGACGTGCGCCACCTCCGGGGACGGGCTGTACGAGGGCCTGGACTGGCTCTCCAACCAACTTAAGAACGCCAACCGCTAA